A window of the Virgibacillus pantothenticus genome harbors these coding sequences:
- a CDS encoding solute symporter family protein — translation MDATVVILFLSIVLLTLVITYFAAKRTQTTGDFYTAGGGLTGWQNGLAIAGDYLSAASFLGIAGAIALHGFDGFFYSIGFLIAYLVVLLLVAEPLRNLGKYTLADMINARFDAKKIRGVAALSTITIVLFYMIAQLVGAGALIQLLFGIDYWIAVLIVGIMMTIYVLFGGMIATSWVQITKAVLLMAGMVIISFLVLLKFNFNISTMFTEVKSATGHGADFLKPGLKYTDPLGTISLMIALVLGTSGLPHILMRFFTVKDAKTARSSVITATWTIGVFYILTLFLGFGAAAFVGERNILAANPGGNMAAPLLAEVIGGDILFAFISAVAFATILAVVAGLVLSGASAFAHDLYGQILKRGEATDKQQMLAARYAALSVSVFSILLALFAQTLNVAFLVSLAFCIAASANLPVILYTVYWKRFNTTGAITAMLCGLASALILVSISPSVFSPNEGEALFVGNPLFPLDNPALISVPLGFLGGYIGTILSKEHDATRYAEVKVKANTGYRDS, via the coding sequence ATGGATGCCACCGTAGTCATCTTATTTTTGAGCATTGTATTATTAACACTAGTGATTACTTATTTCGCAGCTAAACGAACGCAAACCACAGGAGACTTTTATACTGCTGGGGGCGGTTTAACTGGTTGGCAAAATGGATTAGCAATTGCTGGAGATTATTTATCGGCTGCTTCTTTTTTAGGGATTGCAGGGGCAATTGCGTTACATGGTTTTGATGGTTTTTTCTATAGTATTGGGTTTCTAATTGCCTATTTAGTAGTATTATTACTTGTTGCAGAACCACTACGTAATCTCGGAAAATATACATTAGCAGATATGATTAATGCTCGCTTTGATGCAAAAAAAATTCGTGGTGTCGCTGCTTTAAGTACTATTACCATTGTGCTTTTTTACATGATTGCACAGCTTGTCGGCGCAGGAGCACTCATCCAGCTTTTATTCGGAATCGATTATTGGATCGCTGTGTTAATTGTAGGCATCATGATGACCATTTATGTGTTATTTGGTGGAATGATTGCAACAAGCTGGGTGCAAATTACGAAAGCAGTTCTACTAATGGCTGGAATGGTGATTATTTCATTTCTTGTTCTACTGAAATTCAACTTTAACATCTCCACAATGTTTACAGAAGTGAAATCCGCAACAGGTCATGGCGCAGACTTCTTAAAGCCTGGCTTAAAGTATACCGATCCACTGGGAACTATTTCTTTAATGATTGCACTTGTTCTCGGAACTTCTGGACTGCCTCATATTTTGATGCGCTTTTTCACCGTAAAAGATGCCAAAACAGCAAGGAGCTCAGTCATTACTGCAACATGGACAATTGGAGTCTTTTATATATTAACGCTCTTTTTAGGCTTTGGTGCGGCAGCATTTGTTGGCGAGCGTAACATATTGGCTGCAAATCCAGGTGGCAACATGGCAGCTCCATTATTAGCTGAAGTAATCGGTGGAGACATTTTATTTGCCTTTATCTCTGCAGTTGCTTTTGCAACAATTCTCGCAGTAGTAGCTGGACTTGTTCTTTCAGGAGCATCCGCATTTGCTCATGACTTATACGGTCAAATTTTAAAAAGAGGAGAGGCAACCGATAAACAGCAAATGCTCGCCGCTCGTTATGCAGCCTTATCTGTATCCGTTTTCTCGATTCTATTAGCACTGTTTGCCCAAACGTTAAATGTTGCTTTTCTTGTTTCACTTGCTTTTTGCATTGCCGCAAGTGCTAACCTGCCTGTTATTTTATATACCGTATATTGGAAGAGGTTTAATACAACAGGTGCGATTACAGCGATGCTCTGCGGGTTAGCTTCTGCATTAATTCTTGTTTCTATTAGTCCAAGTGTATTTTCTCCAAATGAGGGGGAAGCGTTATTTGTGGGGAATCCTCTTTTCCCTCTGGATAATCCAGCGCTTATATCTGTACCACTTGGTTTTCTAGGAGGTTATATTGGAACGATATTATCAAAAGAACATGACGCTACACGATATGCTGAAGTTAAAGTGAAAGCAAATACTGGATATAGAGATTCTTAA
- a CDS encoding DUF485 domain-containing protein, translating into MGNREKVGVLLLYTQYEILIKRKKRFLLQMLVFLLAFYFMLPLSLALFPDFMNSTSILFEFTWGWLYAFLQIPMTWVLGWLYCRKAKQFDRYKNKLKQEAVS; encoded by the coding sequence ATGGGAAATCGAGAGAAAGTTGGTGTTCTTTTGCTTTATACCCAATATGAGATACTGATTAAAAGAAAGAAACGATTTCTTCTACAAATGCTAGTTTTTCTTTTGGCATTTTATTTTATGCTCCCTTTATCACTCGCATTATTTCCAGATTTCATGAACAGCACAAGTATTTTATTCGAATTTACCTGGGGATGGCTATACGCCTTTTTACAAATACCCATGACATGGGTATTGGGGTGGCTGTATTGTAGAAAAGCAAAGCAGTTTGACCGTTATAAGAACAAGCTAAAACAGGAGGCAGTATCGTGA
- the dat gene encoding D-amino-acid transaminase produces the protein MAVYPIVLAQQNFTHQDSLHYPFEERGLQFGDGIYEVIRIYKGNYYLLKEHMDRLFRSAEAIKIDLNVTKEELTRLLLKLLEKNKMTSDGKVYLQATRGSAPRDHVFPIDTPANLYAYVQDLPRHSEKLKHGVCTITRPDVRWENCYIKSLNLLPNVLAKQEAKEQNCYEAILHRDELVTECSSSNIYIVKDGAIYTHPATNRILHGCVRIRVEKFANDLSIPFHEQAFYKEELFQADEVFLSSSTSEIMPVIQVDNEQIHDGKPGVITRKLQEAYEQDALITENKITL, from the coding sequence CAATTGTTTTAGCACAGCAAAATTTTACCCACCAAGATAGCTTACATTATCCGTTTGAAGAACGGGGGTTGCAATTTGGTGATGGTATTTATGAAGTCATTCGAATTTACAAAGGTAACTACTACCTTTTAAAAGAACATATGGATCGTTTATTTCGTTCGGCAGAAGCCATTAAAATTGATTTAAATGTAACGAAAGAAGAACTGACTCGCCTATTACTGAAGTTGTTAGAAAAAAATAAAATGACCTCAGACGGAAAAGTATATTTACAAGCGACAAGAGGATCTGCACCTCGTGATCATGTATTCCCAATCGATACCCCAGCAAATTTGTATGCTTACGTCCAAGATTTACCTCGCCATAGTGAAAAATTAAAACATGGTGTCTGTACGATTACGAGACCGGATGTCCGTTGGGAAAACTGTTATATCAAAAGCTTAAATTTGCTTCCTAACGTGTTGGCAAAACAAGAGGCAAAGGAACAAAACTGTTATGAAGCTATTTTGCATCGGGATGAACTTGTCACCGAATGCAGCTCGTCTAATATCTACATCGTTAAAGACGGGGCAATTTACACGCACCCTGCTACCAATCGCATCTTGCACGGCTGTGTGCGTATACGTGTAGAAAAATTTGCAAATGATCTTTCCATCCCATTTCATGAGCAGGCTTTTTATAAAGAGGAGCTCTTCCAAGCGGATGAAGTATTCTTATCTAGTAGCACGTCAGAAATCATGCCAGTTATTCAAGTAGACAACGAGCAAATACATGATGGAAAACCTGGAGTAATTACTCGGAAACTACAGGAAGCCTATGAACAAGACGCATTGATAACAGAGAATAAAATTACTTTATAA
- the acsA gene encoding acetate--CoA ligase, with amino-acid sequence MPSYEEACANFSWKEVEKTFSWYQTGKVNMAYEAIDRHAESWRKNKVALYYSDLTRDEKYTFQDLKYLSNKFGNVLKKIGVQKGDRVFLFLPRQPETYISLFGILKIGAIAGPLFEAFMEQAVHDRLENSEASTLITTSELLSRVPYEKLPHLKDIILIGDGDIPENTEHTNFYHYETEMEKSPRKLGIEWMDREDGMILHYTSGSTGKPKGVLHVHNAMIQQYQTAKWVLDLKEDDVYWCTADPGWVTGTSYGIFGPWLNGASSVIRGGRFTPEDWYSTIEKYRVTIWYSAPTAFRRLMAVGDELIQKYDLSSLRHILSVGEPLNAEVIHWGRKVYGLHIHDHWWMTETGGILISNYPTMNIKPGSMGKPFPGIEAAILDGDGNEVPRGQMGRLCIKTGWPSMMRRIWKNEEKWKEYFALEGWYISGDLATMDEDGYIWFQGRDDDVIMTSGERVGPFEVESKLIEHPAVAEAAVIGKPDPVRGEIVKAFVALRDGFEKTENLEQELRQFVKEGLAAHAAPREIEIRDFLPKTRSGKIMRRVLKAWELNLPAGDLSTMEK; translated from the coding sequence ATGCCTAGCTATGAGGAAGCATGTGCAAATTTTTCTTGGAAAGAAGTAGAAAAAACGTTCTCTTGGTACCAAACAGGAAAAGTCAATATGGCATATGAGGCAATCGATCGTCACGCTGAATCATGGCGGAAAAACAAAGTTGCCTTATATTATAGTGATTTGACACGCGACGAAAAGTATACGTTTCAGGATTTGAAATATTTATCAAACAAGTTTGGCAATGTACTAAAGAAAATAGGTGTTCAAAAAGGAGATCGCGTGTTTCTATTTTTACCACGTCAGCCTGAAACCTATATTAGTTTATTTGGAATATTGAAGATTGGCGCAATTGCCGGGCCCTTGTTTGAAGCATTCATGGAACAAGCAGTGCACGATCGTTTAGAGAATAGTGAGGCTTCTACATTAATAACAACATCGGAGCTATTATCACGCGTTCCTTATGAAAAACTGCCGCATTTAAAAGATATCATCTTAATAGGTGATGGCGATATTCCAGAGAATACGGAGCATACCAACTTCTACCACTATGAAACAGAAATGGAAAAATCACCGCGTAAACTTGGTATAGAATGGATGGATCGTGAAGATGGTATGATTCTTCATTATACATCTGGATCCACTGGTAAACCAAAAGGGGTATTGCATGTTCATAACGCGATGATACAACAATACCAAACTGCCAAATGGGTATTAGATTTAAAAGAGGATGATGTTTATTGGTGTACAGCTGATCCAGGGTGGGTAACTGGTACATCTTATGGAATATTTGGACCATGGCTTAATGGCGCATCCAGTGTTATCCGTGGTGGGAGATTTACCCCTGAAGACTGGTATTCTACTATTGAAAAATACCGAGTTACCATTTGGTATAGCGCTCCTACAGCTTTTCGTAGACTGATGGCTGTTGGCGATGAACTCATTCAAAAATATGACCTTAGTTCATTGAGACATATTTTAAGTGTTGGAGAACCGCTTAATGCAGAAGTGATTCACTGGGGAAGAAAAGTTTATGGTCTCCATATTCATGATCATTGGTGGATGACAGAAACAGGAGGTATTTTGATTTCCAACTACCCGACAATGAACATAAAACCTGGTTCTATGGGAAAACCATTTCCGGGTATAGAAGCAGCTATTTTAGATGGGGATGGCAATGAGGTTCCAAGAGGCCAAATGGGACGTTTATGTATTAAAACAGGTTGGCCATCAATGATGCGACGAATTTGGAAAAACGAAGAAAAATGGAAAGAATACTTTGCACTAGAAGGCTGGTATATTTCCGGAGATTTAGCTACAATGGATGAAGACGGTTATATTTGGTTCCAAGGACGAGATGATGATGTCATTATGACGTCAGGAGAACGAGTAGGGCCATTTGAGGTAGAAAGTAAGCTTATTGAACATCCTGCGGTAGCTGAAGCAGCTGTGATTGGTAAACCAGATCCAGTTCGTGGAGAAATTGTTAAAGCGTTTGTGGCACTACGAGATGGCTTTGAAAAAACGGAAAATCTAGAACAAGAACTCCGCCAATTTGTTAAAGAGGGTCTTGCAGCTCATGCTGCTCCTAGAGAAATAGAGATTCGCGACTTTTTACCGAAAACAAGAAGTGGAAAGATTATGCGTCGGGTATTAAAAGCATGGGAGCTTAATTTGCCAGCAGGCGATCTCTCAACAATGGAGAAATGA
- a CDS encoding LytR/AlgR family response regulator transcription factor, with protein sequence MSIQILIAEDEHMARKELLYLLKHEENVHICPAAETGEQLVEHFFTYEPDVIFLDVHMPGLSGVEAAKKIFYASEGYIPLIVFTTAYDDYALDAFEIEAVDYLLKPYDVKRFKTAMKRVRKRLAQIEDQKVDWDKPKEVQPNPSSQKLLLDDGERMVVVDPDSIYYAVPFKRMLEIHTTDKTIHCRMTLQELEDMLTGFAFFRTHRSYLVNLNYIDEITPWFNGTSNITLKNKQQTMIPVSRSARKALLTIFSSNHS encoded by the coding sequence ATGAGTATTCAAATATTAATTGCCGAGGATGAACATATGGCACGGAAGGAGTTACTTTATCTTCTTAAACATGAAGAAAATGTACACATCTGCCCAGCAGCAGAAACTGGGGAGCAACTTGTTGAACATTTTTTTACATATGAACCAGATGTTATTTTTCTTGATGTCCACATGCCGGGGTTGTCAGGAGTGGAAGCTGCCAAGAAAATTTTTTACGCGTCGGAAGGCTATATACCATTAATTGTTTTCACAACAGCATATGATGATTACGCTTTAGATGCATTTGAAATTGAAGCGGTGGATTATTTATTAAAACCTTATGATGTGAAACGGTTTAAAACAGCCATGAAACGTGTACGAAAACGATTAGCTCAAATCGAAGACCAAAAAGTCGACTGGGATAAGCCGAAGGAAGTTCAGCCTAACCCTTCTTCACAAAAGCTTTTGCTTGATGACGGAGAACGTATGGTAGTTGTCGATCCTGATTCTATTTATTATGCCGTGCCATTTAAACGAATGCTGGAAATTCATACGACCGATAAAACCATTCATTGTCGTATGACACTTCAAGAACTAGAAGATATGCTGACTGGATTTGCGTTTTTCCGTACCCACCGTAGCTATTTAGTTAATCTTAACTATATTGACGAGATTACACCATGGTTTAATGGCACAAGTAATATAACACTCAAAAATAAACAGCAAACAATGATCCCTGTAAGCAGGTCTGCAAGAAAGGCTTTACTTACTATTTTTTCAAGTAACCATTCATGA
- a CDS encoding DNA topology modulation protein → MKKIMIIGNPGSGKSTLARKLSDLLGIPAYHMDTIFWQPGWVPIKREKLVQETKKLMEKDAWIIDGNYGATMDIRLKEADTIILLHFSTIRCLYGITKRRIQYHNRTRPDLTEGCPEKLDREFFQWVRKFNKRKAPHIYERLANYPDKRQLIFKNRTQLQKFLQKLS, encoded by the coding sequence GTGAAAAAGATTATGATTATTGGCAACCCCGGATCAGGAAAATCAACATTAGCTAGAAAATTAAGTGACCTTTTAGGTATACCCGCTTATCATATGGACACCATTTTTTGGCAACCTGGCTGGGTTCCGATAAAACGGGAAAAACTTGTTCAGGAAACAAAAAAGTTGATGGAAAAAGACGCTTGGATTATTGACGGCAATTACGGCGCAACGATGGATATACGTTTAAAAGAAGCTGACACTATCATCCTTTTACATTTCTCCACGATTCGTTGCTTGTATGGAATTACCAAACGGAGAATTCAATATCATAACAGAACACGTCCTGACTTAACTGAAGGCTGCCCGGAAAAACTGGATCGGGAATTCTTTCAATGGGTTCGCAAATTTAATAAACGGAAAGCTCCACACATCTACGAGCGCCTAGCGAACTACCCAGACAAACGACAGCTTATTTTCAAAAACAGAACCCAGTTACAAAAATTTCTTCAAAAACTTAGCTAA
- a CDS encoding LytS/YhcK type 5TM receptor domain-containing protein, giving the protein MKELTIILFERQGLLLVIAFVMTRTPGFRTLLYREYSVRMSIVHSFIFGLFGIASTITGITIDGDTIIRSFVWQAEDDQLIVSSSLIAIVIAGLLGGPSVGFGAGIIAGAHVMLLGGIGWLANGIVNPLTGLLAGLTAQFFSNERVISPMKALFIGVFPPVLHMQLLLIIHSQSGETVTIVDRIGLPLVLSNSIAIAVFTAMIGIVLREQENEAALAAKQALAIAEEALPFLRNDYPQQMAIGIAQLLYERLKLAAVSVTIGTEVLAHVGIADDHHRSGDQISTAISREAMETKEMKIAYTPSEIQCRIQDCPLEAAIIIPIVAADEPTWLIQFYFRKSQHIRPVEIMLAKGLGQLISKQMDTIAAEKLKSHIRDAELRNLQAQINPHFLFNTLHLISSLIREDPERAKYITVQLANYMRFNLRLVSKSLVKLEKECEHVKAYIDIVQARFACQMEIVFLRPTILPEVFIPPSTIQPLVENAVRHGLKNVTHNGRINVCIQVESATILIYVQDNGMGFSEEMLKAIQHQTSAKQNETYEKTGLRNVNQRLVHLLGESAKLHFRNLTNGGSEVLFRIPKITTGELINNATV; this is encoded by the coding sequence TTGAAGGAATTGACTATTATTTTATTTGAACGACAAGGTTTACTATTAGTAATCGCTTTTGTTATGACTCGTACACCTGGTTTTCGTACATTGCTTTATCGGGAATATAGTGTACGAATGTCTATTGTTCATAGTTTTATTTTTGGTCTGTTTGGCATTGCCAGTACAATAACAGGAATTACCATTGATGGGGATACGATTATTCGCAGCTTTGTTTGGCAAGCAGAGGATGATCAGCTTATTGTAAGTTCGAGCCTAATCGCTATTGTGATAGCTGGGCTTTTAGGAGGTCCTTCGGTTGGATTTGGAGCAGGCATCATTGCTGGAGCACATGTCATGCTATTAGGGGGTATCGGTTGGCTTGCCAATGGAATTGTAAATCCACTTACTGGGCTATTAGCTGGATTAACAGCGCAATTTTTTTCCAATGAACGCGTCATCTCTCCAATGAAGGCTTTGTTTATTGGTGTTTTCCCACCTGTATTGCATATGCAATTATTGTTAATTATTCATTCACAATCAGGTGAAACAGTGACCATTGTTGATCGAATCGGTCTTCCATTAGTATTGTCAAATAGTATCGCTATCGCCGTTTTCACAGCAATGATTGGCATAGTTCTTCGGGAGCAAGAAAATGAAGCAGCACTTGCAGCTAAACAAGCACTTGCAATTGCAGAGGAGGCACTCCCGTTTTTAAGAAATGATTATCCACAGCAAATGGCTATAGGCATCGCTCAGCTATTATACGAGAGATTAAAGCTTGCTGCAGTTTCAGTTACAATTGGAACAGAAGTGCTTGCTCATGTAGGTATCGCCGATGATCACCATCGTTCAGGAGATCAAATTAGTACTGCTATTTCTCGGGAAGCAATGGAAACAAAAGAAATGAAAATTGCTTATACTCCTTCCGAGATTCAATGTAGAATACAAGACTGCCCTTTAGAGGCTGCTATTATTATTCCAATAGTAGCTGCGGATGAACCAACATGGTTAATCCAATTTTATTTCCGTAAATCGCAGCATATTCGTCCAGTAGAAATCATGCTGGCGAAAGGCTTAGGACAATTGATATCCAAGCAAATGGATACCATTGCCGCTGAGAAGCTAAAATCACATATACGCGATGCAGAATTACGAAACTTACAAGCCCAGATCAATCCGCACTTTTTGTTTAATACACTACACTTAATTAGTTCTTTAATTCGAGAAGATCCTGAAAGAGCGAAATATATTACGGTCCAACTGGCAAACTATATGAGATTTAATTTGCGGCTTGTTTCTAAATCGTTAGTTAAATTAGAAAAAGAATGTGAACATGTAAAAGCCTATATCGATATTGTGCAAGCCCGTTTTGCATGTCAAATGGAAATTGTTTTTTTACGACCAACCATTTTACCTGAAGTATTTATTCCACCATCTACCATTCAACCACTTGTTGAAAATGCGGTACGACACGGACTAAAAAATGTGACCCACAACGGTAGAATCAACGTTTGCATTCAAGTAGAAAGTGCAACAATCCTTATCTATGTACAAGATAATGGTATGGGCTTTTCGGAGGAAATGTTAAAAGCTATTCAACATCAAACGTCAGCAAAACAAAACGAAACTTATGAAAAAACGGGATTGCGTAATGTAAACCAGCGGCTTGTCCACTTGCTTGGAGAGTCGGCAAAGTTGCATTTTCGAAATTTAACGAATGGTGGAAGTGAAGTATTATTTCGAATTCCTAAAATAACCACAGGAGAGCTAATTAACAATGCAACAGTTTAA
- a CDS encoding solute symporter family protein — protein MNLTYFLFFICIIVCTLIITYWAAKRSKTANRFYTAAGSLTGLQNGMAIAGDFISAASFLGIVGAIALHGYDGFLYSIGFLVSYLVVLYLIAEPVHHLGKYSLGDVICARFPGRQMRLMMAISAFIISILYMIPQLVASGLLIRLLLNTDYSISVVVIGSLMTIYVVFGGMLATSWVQIVKTVVLMSGTFLLSLIVFSHFNWKIEDLLVAVKKGTPLGEAFFLAGHLFQQPLEMLSMQLALILGTAGLPHILIRLFTVKNILEVRRSITSATWIIGIFYFMTLVLGLGTIAILGFELLITTDSTGNLAAPLLAQAVGGDFLLAFISAIAFTTIVAVISGLVISATSAFSHDVYHHLIRKGKSTEKEQLQAARWTALGIGLISTLFALQLENINVTFLVSLTFIVAASSNFPILLLTIYWKRFNKAGALIGMISGLTASIIFVALGPHIMNTDGGWIPYKPIFTLYNPGIIVIPIGFLGAIIGSYVTRGREKWTKEKQAFFLRAQTGVTTRRERS, from the coding sequence GTGAATTTAACTTATTTCCTGTTTTTTATCTGTATTATTGTATGTACGTTAATTATTACCTATTGGGCAGCAAAACGAAGTAAGACAGCGAATCGCTTTTATACAGCAGCTGGCAGTTTAACTGGATTGCAAAACGGAATGGCAATTGCAGGAGATTTTATAAGTGCAGCGTCTTTTTTGGGAATTGTAGGGGCAATTGCTTTACACGGATATGACGGCTTTTTATATTCAATTGGCTTTCTCGTTTCCTATCTTGTTGTACTCTATTTAATTGCTGAGCCCGTACACCATCTTGGAAAATACTCACTTGGAGATGTAATTTGCGCTCGTTTTCCTGGGAGACAAATGCGCTTAATGATGGCAATCAGCGCTTTTATCATATCCATTCTATACATGATTCCTCAACTTGTCGCGTCAGGTCTCCTCATTCGTCTATTATTAAATACCGATTATTCGATCTCCGTAGTTGTGATTGGTAGTTTGATGACAATATATGTTGTCTTTGGAGGAATGCTGGCAACCTCCTGGGTACAAATCGTAAAAACAGTCGTATTAATGTCCGGAACCTTCCTACTATCATTAATTGTGTTTTCTCATTTTAATTGGAAAATAGAAGATTTATTAGTAGCTGTAAAAAAAGGGACGCCATTAGGAGAAGCATTTTTTTTGGCTGGACATTTGTTTCAACAACCATTGGAGATGTTATCCATGCAGTTGGCATTAATACTAGGTACAGCTGGATTGCCACATATTTTAATTCGCCTTTTCACTGTGAAAAACATTCTTGAGGTGCGTCGTTCCATTACTAGTGCTACTTGGATAATTGGTATATTTTACTTCATGACCCTCGTCCTTGGTCTTGGAACCATCGCGATTTTAGGCTTCGAACTATTAATTACTACAGATTCTACCGGTAATTTAGCGGCACCTCTTTTGGCACAAGCGGTTGGCGGCGACTTTCTATTAGCATTCATTTCTGCAATTGCTTTTACAACGATCGTTGCAGTTATTTCAGGTCTGGTCATTTCTGCAACTTCTGCATTTTCTCACGACGTGTACCATCATTTAATAAGAAAGGGAAAATCAACTGAAAAAGAACAACTTCAAGCAGCACGATGGACTGCATTAGGAATTGGTCTTATATCGACACTATTTGCATTACAACTTGAAAATATAAATGTGACTTTTTTAGTCTCTTTAACATTTATTGTCGCTGCCTCCAGCAACTTCCCTATACTACTTTTAACAATTTATTGGAAGCGCTTCAACAAAGCAGGAGCTCTAATTGGCATGATAAGTGGACTCACCGCATCTATAATCTTCGTTGCTCTTGGTCCACATATTATGAATACGGATGGAGGTTGGATACCATATAAGCCTATATTCACGCTATATAACCCTGGAATTATCGTTATTCCTATTGGTTTTTTAGGGGCGATTATCGGTAGCTATGTAACACGTGGGAGAGAAAAGTGGACGAAGGAAAAGCAAGCATTTTTCCTAAGAGCGCAAACAGGTGTTACTACAAGGAGAGAAAGATCTTGA
- a CDS encoding DUF485 domain-containing protein, which produces MESHYDKQRTFRQGVDYVKVENSSSFQRLMYERKKFILPLTIFFLVFYFILPILTSYTTFLNTPAFGDISWVWIFAFSQFIMTWVLSTIYVKKAASFDEQAEQIIREQIDDKGRDAI; this is translated from the coding sequence TTGGAGAGTCACTATGATAAGCAGCGTACGTTTAGGCAGGGAGTGGATTATGTCAAGGTAGAAAACAGTTCTTCATTTCAAAGACTTATGTACGAACGAAAAAAATTTATTTTGCCATTAACGATTTTCTTTTTAGTATTTTACTTTATATTGCCAATCTTAACCTCTTATACAACTTTCTTAAATACTCCAGCGTTTGGCGATATTTCCTGGGTATGGATTTTTGCTTTTTCTCAGTTCATTATGACATGGGTGCTATCTACAATTTATGTGAAAAAGGCTGCTTCATTTGATGAGCAAGCTGAGCAAATCATTCGTGAACAAATAGACGACAAAGGAAGAGATGCTATATGA